The window GTGGTCGCCGGCAACAGCTGCAGCTGGACCAACGCGAGCACCAGCGCGGCCGCCCCCGCCCCCCTTACCGTCGACCGCACCACGATCAACGCTCCGGGAGGCAACCTGGCCTGTGGCGGCGGCATCGCCGCCTCCCTCAACAACAACCCCGCCTTCACCTTCGACGACGCGGCCGGCACGGCGCGGACCGACCTGATCGACATCACCGGCCGGCAGAGCTTCATCTCCTGTCGCTACAAGGCGACGAACATCGTGTGGGACCGCGACGGAGTGAGCCGGAAGTACGTCAACCGGGCCTTCACCGCCGCCAAGACCTCGGGCAGTTTCCTGTGCCCGGGCTCCGTCGCCACCCCGGCCGGGGACGCGTCCATGCTGTTCCGCTGAGCCTGCGGCACAGCGCAGGGCGGGGCGGGCTGGAGTTTCAGGGCCCGCCCCGGACCCTGCGAGGTCGTCCCCGGCCACCCCGGCTCACGGCCTCGGCCCCGGCACAGCCGCCCGGCCGGCGTGCAGGGGCATCATGGCCATGTGAACGCGTTCCCGACCGCCGGTGGCGGAGCCGGCGTCCCAGGGTTCCTCGAGGTGGCTCCCACACCTCGGACCGCCGTCGTGTGGCTGCCTCCGGCCGGACTGTGGCCCCCCATCCAGGACATCCGCGCCGAGCACGACCCCCAGATCCGACGCTGGCCTCCGCACGTGAACCTGATCTTCGGCTTCGTCCCGGAGGCCGACTTCGACGGGGCGGCCCCACTGCTGGCCGCCGCTGCCACCGACATCGAGCCCTTCTCCATCCGCCTCAGCGGAGTGCACGCGTTCCGGCACCGCAGCTACGCCACCGTGTGGCTGGACCCCGCCGCGGCCGGCCTGGCCCCGTGGACAGCCCTCCAGGGCGCCCTGGCGGAGCCCTTCCCCCGATGCCGCGGCCGGTTCCCGTCGTTCACGCCGCACTTGTCGCTGGGGCGCACCCACGATCCGCGTCGCCTGGCCACGGAGTGCGCCGCCCGCCTGGGCAGCCTGTCGGCGCAGGTGCAGGAGATCGTGGTGGTCTCACGCCGTGACGACGAGCCCATGCAACCCCGTCTCACGATCCGCCTGGGCACGGGCGAACTGCACTTGGCACCACGACTCCGACACCTCACCCCGGGCCCGGCGACGGCCGCCGTACGGAGTGAGCAGTGCGGGACCGGATGCGGCGCCGCCTCCGGGACAGGTGCCGCCGGCCGGTGGGATAGTCGAACCATGGTGTGGTCACCGGATCCCGACGCGTTGCGTGGTCATCGTTGCCGTCGTGGCGGGAGCGACCCGGGGTGCGGGGCGTGGCTTCGCCACCGCGCTGGGGGAGTCGGGGGCGACGGTGATCTGCACCGGGCGGAGCAGCGTGAGCGGCAGGACGGCGTCGGACTACGACCGTGCGGAGACGATCGAGGAGACCGCGGACCTGGTCACGCGGCTCGGCGGAACGGGGATCGCCGTCCAGGTCGACCATCTCGACCCCGAACAGGTCCGCCGTCTGGCTGCACGGATCCGCGACGAGCACGGCCGCATCGACGTCCTGGTCAACGACATCTGGGGGGCCGAACTCCTCAAGGGCGGCCCCGCACAGTGGAACACGCCGCTGTGGGAGCATCGATCTCGACGACGGCCTGGCGGATCGGCGACCTCGCCGTCGACACGCACCTGATCACCTCCCATCACCTGCTGCCCCTGCTGATCGAGGAGCCCGGCGGCCTGCTCGTCGAGGTGACGGACGGGACGACCGAGATCAACGCGTCGTGGTACCGGATCTCGGTCTTCTACGACCTGGCCAAAGCCGCCGTGAACCGGCTGGCCTTCTCCCAGGGGCACGAGCTGCACCCGCACGCGGAAGCCACCGCGGTCGCGATCACCCCGGGATGGCTCCGCTCGGAGATGATGCTCGACAACTTCGGCGTCACGGAGGCCAACTGGCGCGACGCGCTGTGCCCCGACAGGAGCGACGGCCACCCGACCGCACCGGAAGGCTTCGCGCAGTCGGAGTCACCGCGGTACGTGGGCCGCGCCGTCGCGGCCCTGGCCGCGGACCCGCATCGCGCCCGGTGGAACCAGCGGGTCGGTCACCGTCAGCGGAACTCGCGAGGGAATACGGGTTCACCGGACATCGACGGGACCCGGCCGGACAGCTGGGGGGCACCCTGAGCTCGTTCTTTGACTTCTGGCGCTTCTGAAGGGGTGCGGGCATGGTGGGCGGTATGCAGATGGTGACAGCTCCGACTCTGTTCTCCGCGAACGTACGGTGACCGCCAGGCGACAGAACACACCTGGGCATGATGGTGCCGGTCAGTCGACTTCGACCGTTGTACGTCGGCGGCAGGCGGCAGGCGGCAGGCGGCAGGCGGCTTGGCTGGCGGCAGCGTCCCGAGCCCTCGATGTCACGCGTATCACTCTCCGGGTGCCTTGGGTCGGGCATGCGCGATCATGACCGGAATGGACACTCGTTTCCTTGGCATCCCTGATCTGGTCGAAGTCCCGTCCGTGGCGGTCGTAGTCGACGTCATGCGTGCTTTCACCGTGGCTGCCTGGGCCTTTGCCCAGGGGGCGGAAAAGATCGTTCTCGCTGAGTCGCTGGACGAAGCCCTGGCGCTCAAGGCCCGCCACCCGGATTGGGTGGCGCTCAAGGACGGTCCGCCCGCGCCCGGGTTCGACACCGTCAACTCCCCGGGTCTGCTGCGGTCCATTGACCTTGGCGGACGGACCGTCGTGCAGAAAACCACGGCGGGGACGGTGGGCGCCCTTGCGGTGAAGGAGGCGTCGCTGGTGCTGTGCGCGAGTTTCGTGGTGGCGGGGGCAACGGCTGGGCTCTTGCGGACGCGCGAGAGTGACAGTGTCACGTTCGTGGTGACCGGCGAAAATGGGCAGGCCGATGAAGATCTGGCGTGTGCTCAGTACATCGCTCGGAGAGCGACCGAGGCCGGGACGGATGCTGCCGAGTACCTCCGCCGCGCTGCTGAGTCGCGCGCCGCCGCCGAACTGGCGGAGGGGGTGCGCCAAGGAGTCCATGCTGATGACGTTGCGCTCTGTCTTGAGGTCGACCGGTTCCCCTTCGCCATGGTGGCGACGTCGGAAGGCTCGCTCATGGTCCTGCGTCCACGCTCGATGCCTTCGCTGACTGACGAGGAACCGGTCTGATCGCTGGTGGGGCCTCACTTCATCATCGAGAGCGAGCACCCTGTCGGGGATGCAGTGTCAACTGCATCACCGATGGCGGTGGTCATGCGGATGCGTTCGCTGAACTCCCCGGCCAGGGGAAGGCCCCCCGCGAGCACGGAGCTGGGCAATCCGACTGAGCGCCACATCGCGTGAGACCCTCGTGCCGATGCGAGACGGGGACAGCTCGGCGAGTGCGTTCAGTCGACGACGGCACCGCCGGTGATATTGACCTCTGTGGCGGTCATGGTCGGCGCGCGGTCGGAGGTCAGGAAGGCTGCGGCGTAGGCGACGTCTTCGAGACGGGGCCGGCGATGGAGCAGAGTCGTGGTCGCCTCAGGGTCATCCTCGGGCGGGTTGGACGGATCGGGCGAGCCGGGAGGTCGGCCCGTCAGAAGGAGACGGCGTCGCGGACGAGCGTGAGCGGGCACGTCATGCAGTGTCCGCCACCGCGCCGCGCCCAAGAACTGCGCCGCGGGCATGGGCATGGCGTGCCGCGGCTGGTTAGCCGTGGCACGCCGTCCTCGGTGGCCGGCGGCTCACTGCCCCTGGGGGAGTGGCCGCCGGTCAGGATCAGCCGCGGTGCTGGTGTCCGCGGCGGTTCCAGGATTCGGTGTCGATGACCTTGCCGCGGTTGTCGCGGAGGGTGGCGCTGTCGCGCTCGTCCCACACCTGCTGGCGGCGGTCCTGGTAGACGTCGTGGCGGGAGCCGCGGCCCTCGCCGGTGGTGGACCCTGACGCTGGAACGGCCGTCCAGGCGGAAGTCGTT of the Streptomyces sp. NBC_01294 genome contains:
- a CDS encoding 2-phosphosulfolactate phosphatase, with product MDTRFLGIPDLVEVPSVAVVVDVMRAFTVAAWAFAQGAEKIVLAESLDEALALKARHPDWVALKDGPPAPGFDTVNSPGLLRSIDLGGRTVVQKTTAGTVGALAVKEASLVLCASFVVAGATAGLLRTRESDSVTFVVTGENGQADEDLACAQYIARRATEAGTDAAEYLRRAAESRAAAELAEGVRQGVHADDVALCLEVDRFPFAMVATSEGSLMVLRPRSMPSLTDEEPV